Genomic window (Alnus glutinosa chromosome 9, dhAlnGlut1.1, whole genome shotgun sequence):
TCAAATGAGTCAACAGAAATTTGCCTCCAATGTTGTGGAGAAGTGTTTAACTTTTGGTGGTCCTTCTGAACGTCAGTTACTAGTTAATGAGATGCTTGGTTCTACTGATGAAAATGAGCCGCTTCAGGTATGTCCTATCTCTACATGCCTTTATATGTGTTGTGCAAGAAGTTTCTGGTTTGTGAACTTGGGGTTTTAGAGTCAGAGTTTCCAAAATGTCCTGTCACCATTATGAATTTTCGTACATGGTGGACATCTAGTTCTTTGCAATCAACTTTTGTATCTTTTAGAGAGGGTATGTAAGCCCCTTGAAATGCCCCTTGAGATGTTACTTTCACATAGGGTGGTGGAATGGTGATATGGTGTGACAAATCTGTTCTTTTTTCTGCGGCAACTGCAGTTTCACTGTGGACTTGCAAAAATATTCTGTTTAACAGGCTCCAGGTTTCCAGAACATGATATCTTTTAGAATCAGAAGCTGTGGATTCCATGATCTCTTGAAAGTTCTGACCTTTGGTTTACGCCTTTTTGAGATGACAGGAAGTAGATCCATGGATGAGAAGATACAATGCTTTTATTGGGCTAacctgttttattttttcttttcatggaTTATTTGATGGCTTGAGCTCTGTGATCAGAAAATTGTAGTATTTCCTTTAGTCAAACAAGTGTTGtttatgttaaattaccacttattctaaaattttaaattgataggaagaggtaaatttaatcatttaatcaatactttaatactccccttacgtgtgggttcaaactctcTTTCAATTGGTGGGGcttaacatgtgaaatatttagcTAAAATGGGGTGAATTGTGGAGTCCAGGTTCGAACTTATGACTTCTGGCTCTggtaccatattaaatcaccacttatcccaaaagtttaactTAATAGGAAGATATAAagttaatcatttaattaatactttaatagtTTACAGTTTAGCATCTTGGGCATTAGGTCTGCAATTGATTATGTTGATATAGTTTCATGTCCATTGATTTCTTCATTTAGCTATTCAGCATGTCCTCAAGATAGTAAAATTTTCAGTTGCTCATGGtacctaatttttatttcttgcatGATATCTTTGTTATGTATTATTGCTTGCCATTTTTCCTTGTGATCTTTCCTTAGTTATTTCTTGTTTATTATCCAGgcaatgatgaaagatcagttTGCAAACTACGTTGTACAAAAAGTGCTGGAGACATGTGATGACCAGCAACGTGAGCTGATCCTCTCGCGAATAAAAGTTCATTTGAGTGCATTGAAAAAATACACTTACGGAAAGCATATTGTTGCGCGTGTAGAGAAACTTGTTGCTGCTGGGGGTATATATTCTTCCCTAGTTATCTTTGTCTTGAGTTTGTATTTCTATGTACTTGCGTAAAAATGTATTTACTTGTTTTATGTTTGAAATCCATATAGCTTTatcttctatttatttattttctattgttcTAAAAGATTGTAGTTGATTGATCATATAATTCTTCCTTGTTATAAAAGCTTGCTAACTTGTCACCTAAATTGCTTGCAGAAAGGAGAATTGCTGCTCAGTCTCCACACCCTGCTTAGGCAGCATAGGGAAAAAAGTTCTGTACAGCTAACCGAGGCTAGTGTGAGCTTCATCTTTTCCTCTCGTTCAACCCCATGTCTAGAGATATGACTCTTGCCTGTCTATTGAGACAGGTACGAGCCCAACTGGAAATAAAGTTGTTGCGCTTGTGCTGAAAAACTGTACATTGTGTAGTTTAAGGTTTATACATAGAATCAAGCAAGCCGAGGATCAGATGTTGAATGCACCTGATGCCCCCGCAAAGGAGATAAAAGGACTATACGAGTTTTTAAGGgtgtaaaaattatgaaatgttGAGGTAGTTTTTCGGGTTAACGCGACTGTACAAATGTTGCCATGTGGAGAGCCGTTTATGTTTAGGTGAGGCCAGAGATACCCTTAATGTATGCTTATTGACATTTTTTCCTTTCACCATTGAGCCACAATTTTCATATGCAGTCAAGCATcttgttctctcttttttatgaGAATATCTTTTGATGTtgattcttgtttcatttcacatcttatatatatttttagagtaATGCCATCACATGCTCTTTCTCTGATTAGGCTATGTTTGAGGTTTACTTTTCAACTATAGAATCCATGAACGgaaatgttttttgtttgattttctagTACGTGAATGGAATATGGCCTTGAAGTACTCCTGTATCAGGCCATAAACCTGATATAGAGGGGTATGAAGCTTTTGATTTTTGACACAGCCATTTCATATTGTCTTGTTTGGTTTAATGGTTTTAAAATTTGcagtttgaaaaaatagatttcaaaatttagttaataaaaatgcaaaaaagtGCAGTTAAAATTATGGTTggtctttaaaattctgcattttagATAATGCATCTCTTTACTTGCTTTTGAAAACATAGAACTgtcgttttttattttcttcgaAAATGTTCATTTAGCTTGTGAAGTTGCACCCTTAATTTCAGAAGTGCTGGTAAACTTGATGCCGACcctttaaatataaatttaagagGTCTTAATGACTTTAGAGTTGCTGATTTGAGCCAAAGTTGCCAAGATTGTGCTTCAGTTTGATCAAATTTTGAATTACtcgttataatttttctttttcaatccaTTCTTTTGGGTGACAAGTTGTTAATTTAGTTGGTGGTTTCATTTCAGTCAAGTTTccgatccttttttttttttttttttttttttttttttaaaaaaaaatttatattaactGAATTTTACTTGTACAACCTGTCATGGCTGGTCAGATTATTTCACCACAATCATGGTCAATTTCTCGAGTAATGATATACGAAAGACTCTTATTTGTTCTTGTGACTTCTAAAAATCAACATCAGTCAcattacttttaaaaagataaaagttttatatatagtattactcctTTCAATGAGTACGAATACATTTGGTACACGGAATTGTTAGTCTAAGActattgttttcattttcaataaaaattattctatttttctaatgaaataaACATTTCACATATCATACGTAACTTTAAGTCTATGTAGCATTACATGGTTTTCATGCTTACATAGAGCGTTTGATTTGTGCAATGGAGAGACGTGCTAAATGGCAGGTGATCGAATATTGCTGCCGCAGAAAAGGCAGACCAAGCAGTGTAATTAGAGCAACGCCAATGAAGGAGAGAAGAGAACCGTATGCTGAAGACACTCAAAGTAAAGGCCAAGCGGATTTGACTTCTTTTtaccaagaaaaaagaatgggTTATATAATATATCGTACACTAGTgtgccattttctttttctttttgaggtCTAGCTGCAGATACGATGTGCTGCACATACCTTTAGAAGCTGTTACCTTTCATATGTGTACTTCTTGTTTATTGCTTCCACAAAGAGGAAAATCTAAGTTTCAAGGATGGACGTCGAAAGGGTGTTGATTAAGTTTTATCATCTCAATAAACAATACAAAAGATCAAAAAACTTCAATCTATGATTCATTAAGCGAGCAAGTGTATATATCTCTATTCCTATTAGGGAGAAAGACTCTAGCCCTATTCTTTAACTTGCATTTTAACTTTCcgttaaaaaacatttttttataattatatataaatatatgtgtttATGGTAGGAGAATCTCTTAACCGGAAGGTATTTAAAGAGACTTTAAAAAAGAGAGTCTcccatgaaaaagaaaaagaaaaagataattaaataaGGTATTGGCTTGGGCATTGTTGACAGGGATCATGAAGGCTTTGTTATAGCTGCTCGCAGCACCATAAGGAACATGATAGCCGATTCAGCAGTAGCAGAAGCATTTGCAGCTTTCCATGCCGTGAAATTTTGTCGAGAGATGGGTTTTAATGACATTATATTGGAGGGGGATGCCCTACAAATCGTAATGGCGACAAAAGTGGAAGGGAACAATTGAAGCAAATTTGGACATATAGTTAATGAAATCAAAGAGAGTTTGCGCCATTTAAGATGGTGGAGCGTCGTACCACTCATACATGTTAAGAGAATGCAAATGCGGCCGCTCATACCATAGCCCATAGCCCCATAGACTATTTTGTGTGTCATAAATAGAGTTTGGGTTGAAAAAACTCCAACTTTTAGTGGGCTCTAGGGTACTAGTGACGCCTCAACTTTAAGATTAATATAAGTTCAACTAACGGTCAAGATTAAGTCTCTAAATCCTTCCTTTTTGTTAATGGTGTTCTGGGTTCATTCAATTTTGTGCAAAATAAAACCAAACTTTAGAGGTTTTCTGGGCTCTCGTGTATCCTGAAAAAGCATTTGCTATAACCCAATATATACCAATTAATTAGAATTAGTAGACACAAATAACTTCTTAAAAAAAGGTTAGAATGAGAAGCATTTGTTTGTCTGTTTTAGATTTTTGGACAAACACCTTGAATAAAATCTGACAGTCGCCTAAGAATGTCACAAAAACTGGAAATTTGTGCCCCTAGATTTCTCCGTGGAAGACCCAGAATAGAGAAGTAAAGAAAACCCATTCCAACAAAGACCTTGAAAAGCTTACATTGAAAATCCTAATCCTCATCATAATCATCATCAATCTTTTGCCCGAATCCCCTAGGCCCAGCTCTTGCtctcaccttcttcttcttcccagtCTTCTTTTTGTTAGCTGCCTCTTCTTTCTCaaacttctctctctccctcttctgCAAGAAATCTGTCACACCTATGTAGATAACCTGGAACCCAAAACACCTTAATTTAGTAAGAACCCACATCCCAAGATCACAATTATAGCCAACTGTATACAAAATAGCATAACATAACATGGAAATCTGGCATTTTGGGAAAGTGACTTTACCCCAATAGTGAGAACAGACAGGCCAATGAAGGCTATCAAGAGAAGACCTGATATGATGTTGGAGACACCATCATCACTCGTGGACACTATCTCCTGGGAACTCTCTAGTGGGGCTGCTTCTGATGGCACAACTTCCCCGCCAGAGGCGGCTGAGACTCTCCAAACTTGGGTGCTTTTATGAGTAATTCTTTGAAGTAAATTGTGTGAAAGACTGGGTCTTTCGGATGAGGTAGTGGCTTTTTTGGGTGCAAGAAAGCAGTAAGGTTTTGGCTTGTTAATGGAGAGGAAGGGTTTGGGAGATAGGGATAAAGATATGGTAGCCATGGTTCATCTGCTCTACCACTCCTCTCTGTGTCTCTAGAGAGAGACTCCAAGGTACATAGTCAGAAACACTGTTGCTTATGTGTTCCATTGAAATCTTTGGATATGACAGGCCTAAAGCCCACTCAGACCCACCAAAAGTGATGGAAAATTGAGCTTCAATTCAAAAACCCACAGTTGGATTTGGAAGTAAAATAGCAGTTGAGGCTTTAGCCCAATGGTTTCTGAAGTCTCAGCTCTTTATTCACTAGTCTTGGCCCAACGTTTGGGAATTGTGATTCATTACCATTTCCTTCCCAATTAGGAGGGGCAGGCCGGGAGCACGAGGGCCCTGCCCGGGCCCTTTGCTCGGGCAGGGCTCGAGTAGGGAAGTCCATCTCACAAACTCTTGCTCAAAGAAAAAGGGTAGGGTTAAGAGGAGAGATCTTCAATTATAAGAGATTTTGATCTAACGTTTGCATACTGATTATTTCGGTGATTCACTCTAAAATATGAGATATGATAGGTTGGATAATAAAGTCATATTATACTTAacaatatcattattttttcataCCGATTAGGTTAATATCGAgtatgaattttgaaaattaaagtaACTTGTCAATAGCATAATCAGGAATGTGTACAAGATGAAGAACGGATTGCAATGTGCACGAAATAATACAAATTAATGACTTGTTTGCACGTAGAAAAGACGttactatttatttttaagataaaatttttctcaaatttaatgtttaaattgtttGCAATTTA
Coding sequences:
- the LOC133878200 gene encoding uncharacterized protein LOC133878200, with product MATISLSLSPKPFLSINKPKPYCFLAPKKATTSSERPSLSHNLLQRITHKSTQVWRVSAASGGEVVPSEAAPLESSQEIVSTSDDGVSNIISGLLLIAFIGLSVLTIGVIYIGVTDFLQKREREKFEKEEAANKKKTGKKKKVRARAGPRGFGQKIDDDYDED